TActttcagtcggccataccattgttttccagttgttcagtagctaagacttggtatctcaaaagcggctttcatttcgatgtcgcttatagttttcatattcccaaaatcttttgtcaggcaatcatatttataaggctttcctgtttcatctttcCCAACAATGGGGAAACAAAGGGACTCTCATGGGAAGCCCtttcccgctgtccccccggcCCTTATCCCCCTCTCAGACACCTTTCCCGTCGTCCCCGCGCCCCTCCCCAGTCACTCAAGAGCTCCTCACCCGCAGCCgggggctcccagcagccagagcggggtgacacgggggggacacacgggggtccccattcccgatccatcccagggctggTTTTGCCCCTCCAGTCTTGGCTCCCCCGCGGGGTTCCCCAGAGtccctcccactgccccccaATAAACGGCACTGGGGTGAACTGGGAAGCCTttctgggagcactgggagcagccggctgggggcagagtggcagcggggctgggggggacacacgaccccccaaaatcagcgcggggatggagcgggggttcccggccgggcccgaggccacggggaggggctgcggccgccggcggctcaggagctctgtgggcagagcaaagggggtgacaccgggctggggggcccgggggggcacACACgctctgggggaggggggatgcgATCCCCAGGACCCCCCGTCACCTCCTCGACCAAGTGAAAGCCgagccccagcgccaggaagATGAAGCCCAACACGAAGTCCCCGATCCCCGTCAGAATCTTGCTGCGGGCAGTGTCCGCTGGCATCTCTGGGGGTCCGCAGAGGTCAGGACctctcaaaaaaccccccagagaGCCATCAGGACCCCCtaaacccctctttttttcGTCCCCAATCTGTCCAGAATGCCGTTAAACCTTCCAGCACATGGCAAACCCACTCATCTCCTCCAGGACTCCACAAGCCccatcccagttgctccctgcCTTCCGAGgatcccccaaaccctctcccaACCCCTTTGCCAAGGCTAAAAAGAAGGGTGGCTCTTGATGGAATGCCCAACACCGAAAAACAGGACAAGAGATCGGCCTAGAAGCTTTGGGTTGGAGTGTTCTGAGAGAAGTGAGCTGCCCTCGTGAGAGGGGAGTGGAttgagggcactggggaggcactgggagggcactgggagcgactgggaacGGAGCGCGCGGCACTGGGAGGCCGAGTCCAGCACAGGGCAGTCGGCGctgcgggtctgcctggcaactgatGAGTCATCAGAGAGACGCACTCTGATTGGCTGAGGGGCGTCAGCGCCACGCACGGCTGCGATGGACACGCGCGGGGGcactgggagacactgggatggactgggagggactgggagagactgggagagcTCAAGGGAACCTGGGAGGACAAGAGGCCCCGGGGATGGGCTCcaggggggctgaggggctccaggctcatccccagggcagggcccgagGGGACTCGCTCTGCCCGACGTTCTGCACCTCTGCGCTCCGCCAGCAACGGGGCAACGATCTCGCGGTTGTGCCGGCAGAGCCTGTCCGCCAGAGCCCCTTTGTACCCCACTCTTGCTGCAtggctgttccagcactgcGCCTGTTTCTCCCCACACGGGGTGTCCCCCACCAACAGCCCCACATCGCTGGCGAGTGCAGTTGCTGCTCCCGGTGTCAGATGCTCCTCTGCACCAACCTCACCCGCTCGCTGCCCTTCATGAAGTGACACTCGGACTTCATCATCCCCTGGAACACCCCTGTGTGTGCgggacacagctcagggggtgcccccctgcagcccccagcacgcccagagctccgggagcCACCCCGGATCCCCGCTCCgcaccccctgtgccccacggccgccatgggaccctcctgcccgtgctcccacttcctcttttccaccctTCTCCCTATTTCACATCCCCTCCCCCGCCATTTCCAGCCGCTCCCCAGAGGAGTTTTGGAgtcccattccccccttttcaCCCTTGCCACCCTTTTCCCCCACAATCCCCCAATCCCCAGCCCACTCCCGCTCACTTTTAGGGTCCCATCCTccacttttccccactttcccaCCTCCTCCCACCCGTTTCTCCCCCACTCttcagccccctcctgctcttcctttgaGGGTCCCCTCCACCTCTCACTCATTTTAGGGGTCCCATcacccctttttccccttctcctcccctttcccGTCGCGTCCCGCCCCCCCACGCTCACCCGAGAGCTCCACGCCCGCAGCCgggggggctcccagcaccaccagtgccaccagtacggccccagctgccaccactcGCCCCATGGCCAGAGCTGGCCATGATTTTGATTGGCTGAGGGGCTTTAGGGACGCTGCAGCCTCgcggtggggttttttggagggggaacctcgaggtgctgggcaggtgggagctcagctgtgcccagaaatgTGTCCCCAGGGACGCGGGATCTCAGGGGTGCCCATGGCCTGGGGTGACGCTGGCCcggtgccaggcacccaccaaagccactctgtccctgccccccgcagccgcacaggggagagaaaatggaaccGAGGCTTCCCGGGTGGGGAAAAGGACCGGGAGAGATCCCTCAGCAAACACTGGCACGGGCACAACAGGCTCtaattagagatattaattaaattgatgacactgaaaaaataagagcaggagaatgagaaggaaaagaagacccttaaaaacaccctccccccacccctccctccttcccaggggctgtgggggcatcTCTGCATCCGGCACCTCCATCTTTGGAGCCgccagggattggctctgccagacaggAAGCTTCCAGATCCTTCTCTCAGAAGCCACCTCTAAACCAACCCCgctaccaaaaccaggctgtgcaagaCCAGTAGAGCCCCAAAACTGGGAACCCAGGtatccaggagctcagctgcaccccaaaatAGGGATGGAGATGTCCAGGGGCTCAGCTTTGCCCAAAAACGAGGCCCCAGCTGAGGGTGTTCCCTgcttggctgagcgctgcctgagggaTGGGGCTGCAGCAAGGGGGGACACCCTCCTCCAGCGGGGATGTCCCGAAAATGGGGGACCCCCACAAGCCCCTCACAACCctcggggctgggctggccctgcctggatgccgggagacaccaaaaccgctctgtccctgccctctgcagctgcacagggacaggaaacacaaggaaaggcccaggagctgagagaaggactgggagagatcccGCCCCGAGCACCGGCACAGGcacaacagagccagcctgggcacagggagggaatttattcccaaccaaatcccagcagcacaaagagaaggcaaagaaatctctccaacaccttccccccacccagcgcggatcacccggaacgggggtcaccagggctctgcccaacgggggtcactggggatcatccaacgccgatcctcccacgggggatggagctggagcagcgcacgaagctcttcccgcgctcggggcactcgcagggcttcccttagcggtgcctccggtggtgtttggtcaaggcagagctgctggagaagctcttcccacattcaggacactcgtagggcctctccccggtgtggatgcgctggtGCCTGACGAGGTGGGAGTTGTATTTGAAGCCGCTCccacagtcggggcagcggaagggcctctcatccgtgtgaatgCGCTGATGTTCGAGGAGATGggagctggtctgaaacctcttcccacactcagagcactcgtagggcctctccccagtgtgggtgcGCTGGTGTACTCTCAGGGTGGAGCTCTGGCCGAAGCTCTTCCAACAATCCAAGcactcatagggccgttccctGGTGTGGACCACCTGGTGCTGGATCAGGTGGGAGATGCTAgagaagcccttcccacattccccacactcatagggcctctccccagtgtggatcctctggtgctggatcaggctggagctccatctgaagcccttcccacattccaagcacttgtggggcttctccccaccctgaggcttctccctCAGCTCCGAGCTCCCCCTGGATCTCCGGCCACCTTCGtggcacaggggggctctttcctccttggatctctctgggctgcgtttgcagcccctcctcgtgtggcatctccggggcttttcctcctcctccatccggccacgccttgggaatgacaaatcctggtttggggggagAAACAAGGAGTGAGCGCCTTGGGCAGGGGGTTCTCCTGCCCAGGTCCATCACCAGGCATCTTGTGtccataaaaacctccaaaacaccaagattcagaCCAAAATGGTCCCATACATCAAGACACAGACCCAAAACTCCGAAAACGTCAAGATTCAGATAAAACTCCctccaaaatataaacacattCAGCCcctacaaaaaaaccaaaccaccaacaTGGAGaccaagaaacctcagaaacaccaagattcaccCACGGGAAAATCGTGGATCCCCCTCCCTGATCAACTGCTGCATGGGGGGGGCaacgctcctggggctggggggaggctgcagatacagcgagtgctggaaccttgcggtgcctcctcttcctgctcctcctcctcctcctcctgtgtccctactcttcctcacactcctcttcctcacactactccttctcctgctgaatcccacctgctgctcccacgtgcatcctttcaccattctggtctccagccctgctcctccagcctttctcctcctccccccaggcccagcacccacccctggctcgctctgccccccagagctctcgcatcccacagcaccagcagggatgcagctgcggcagctcgggctgcggcagcgctgggctctcggccgctcctgcccgcactcggcccccgccgcagccacttctgccagcacagcacgggccggcccggccttggcgctccccccctcccacctccccaaattcccctcgcggggggcgccaaggccgggccacacgggggctccagctggggagcgccgggcgctgcggctctgcctggcaactgctgactcaccagcgccgcgccttctgattggctgagcgctgcctgagggccgcgcctgcaccaaggggggacaccctgctccaggggggatggcccgaaaaccgggcacccccagccaaggaacaacagcaacgcctccctacaaacacatgctctcaatctgctcggacacagccacaccgacttggacacaagcaagtgacaccacaaaccatcagctccacaaaatgGTACTGAttgacacacactgctgctcagccaagctcctgctcaattcctcaacttccagaacaacaacaaagcctcaACACAACCATGGACATCGTGTCCTATACAAAAGGGGACAATGTGGAGGcagtttgcacattctcccagagCTAATTAAGGACATGGACACCCAGCGGGGGTAAAAAGGGAAGTCAACAAGGGGTCTCAGCAACAGGGGATGGATGGTGTTGGTGTGCTGGGCAAGGATTGGTTGAAGGGAGTGTGCAGGAATATggttaaggcaaacagcagcaggaggaatctatgtgataagaaaggaaaaggaagatggaaaagaggaggaagagaaaaatagtgaGAATTGGAATGTTTTACACCACCATTCCAATCTTATCCTCAGAAAGGGTCAAAAACCTCTTATCCTCAGGGCCAGCTACAGCTCTTTGTATCCCCAGTTCCCAggacaggaaaacaaggaagtcaggatttcagggtgtttctctgtggtggggagcagcaggacagggcagcacgggctggggcctgtggggagctgcggggccgggccggggctgtggggcagccggggctcagcgccgggcactgcctgaccccaacaccccccgggcagggccggcactggcccccggcccccaggaggctgcgggatgtggaaggatcaggattttctttcatcgatcttgtttgggtcactggagaaacgaatgattgtgcagaaagctcagcagctgtcagaggatgagcacccacaggcactgagggggctgcaggagaggcacaagaagcccctgcagcacttggccagaaaggctcagcaggggaatgcaagaagggatgagcaaaaggccaaggtgaaggcaaaggccatggcagagtttctacagccccccagggatgaaccgcagggcccaagggggccccagcacccaggggacggcggcggccacaagcacctggcacaggcattgccctcctcggcacggcagagcccacccaaacagcccctgccaaggaatcagggctccagctgcaggccacaaggacactgcaagcacagacagcagcaccctcagcaccagcaagtccacccctgatggacatggattgtcagggctctcagagctcccagcacaccagggaccCACCGCACCAGAGCCCTTGAGAACATTCAGGGCGCCTCTGGATCGAGACGAGGCCGCtcctgatggacacaggggCCTCTCGATCCACTCCGAATCTGAGACCtaaggggggaaattgtcaaGAAGTTCTTCCATTATTCAGGCAATAAGTGGGAAAGATGAGCAGGGGTGTTTTATTCAACCATTATCAAAAGATGTGGGGGATGGGTTTGAAATgcatcaatttctgtttgttcctatttgtgattgtaatttactgggaagggatttggtggctgaagtgggaatgcaaattcatattgtcaaaggagatacagaggctaatgctgctgtaccttggtgtcaaatgtctgccaaggcctctgctgaagggaacccagaagtgtgggcagccccagggaaatagGCAAAATCAGATATGGAGcctctccaaattcctctgaagcatccaggacaagtggtgtctaaaagcaataccctgttccaagggaggcaaggaaggggttacagcctcttactgaggccctgctaaaggcagcgattctggagccaggcatctctccctacaacactcctctcctgccagccaagaaaCCCCATCATGGACACCAGAACGAAAGCACAAGtttcaaggcttcaaaagcagattaactgagcctcctgcccCGGCCCTCCCAGAAAATAGACTCAgacaggggaactcattttacaggaaagatccttcaggccgttctggctgctttaggaacacagtGGCACCTCCAATCGCCCTGGCAACCCCAGAGCTCAGGTCGGGTAGAAAGAAtgaatggggaaataaagaaacaccttctgaagctgctgagagaaaccaagatgccacggctacggctgctgccattggctttGGCACGAAGAAGAGCCAGACCCAGGGCAGATATTCAATTACCTCCCCTGGAATCCATGTTTGGCATTCCTTACCCTGGGAATTCCTGACCTACTGGGGGGTGGAGACCAGGGATGTCTGTTTCAAGCAGTCTGTGGCCACAATCCTGTctcttgtgaaatctcttccacaggaagctcggctggcacagaccctgccttggcacttTGCTGCCTACAACATCCAACCAGGACATCGGGTCCTGCCTGAGGAGCGCAAAGAAGCACCACTGGTGGCCAagggcgtggcccattccaagtgtccccgagcacagaaacagccgccagcacagctgaacacgGGGGGACCCCTCACCCTCGCCTCAAGCTCTCTGAAGCCCCGCGGATTTGCACTCCCCGGCTGCAGGAGGACCATGCGAGGCCGCCACTGACCCTGCACAGAAGGggccgcagcagcagccagggctccacagcgggggaagccccgggggctgcccacagatcctctgctgaaatagtctggctgggcacctcctctggcatctccaggcactgggggcCAATCCTCGCTGGCACCGGGCGAccttcagagctttctgtgcctgcactcGCCACAGCTGCTGCGCGAGACAGCGGGAGAATTCCACTCTGGCTCTCAGTTACACTCACActctgggctgggtgggatTCGATTGATGGAAAATATACCAAGTtcagaattgctttaaaattttatttctctactcAGGCTTGGTTTGCCTCTGCCTTGGCgaaaggaatttgaaagtgTTTGTTAAGGGATGTTACACCACTCAACAGAGATGAGCTTAACATCTCAACAGACTGGGAATAGCCCAAAAGATACCCAAAAGATAACGCCCATCAACAAAACATCAACGCCCATCAGCAAACATCAAGGAACAGCTACCCCAGACACTGCccccggcacagctggagacccctgctctggaaaaggctgagaaggaaatcaaggagTGTGCACCTAATTAACATCAGAGGCCAAGCAATCCGGGGccaataggaaaccaaatactaagaactaCCCAACTTGGAACCAATGAACATTAAACCGACGGATTTCTATGGGTTTAGACTGCTTAAAGTTGAGGAAAAATTGAGTAAAACTCGTGTGccatggaatgattttctctgcacacccgGGTTACGTGTCcatgaaatgatttctgttgcacatcctggccagaataaagtaatgccttgatCCTCTAACACTAAAAAggtctttggagagtttttgttcttcccacagtttCAGTGACAAGATTACACCATTAGAATGGTTTttcttaataattctactttgaTATTGTCAGTTGGGTCTGGGCCAAAGGTGTGAGAGTCAGTTTTTAGTCCGAGGAGAAGAaccaaaaatctttattgctttggagcattttgtgtatgtgtgtgcgtgGCTGTTAGTGATGGCAGAATTTTGGAATGGGTTTGTCAATGTTCACCTGTAGGCtacattttgcaaaactggaagagctttaaaactgACCCTTTAACTCATAAACagtcaaaaaatattttaaaaaaaaaagggggtgcAAAAAGCCGTCTTTGGGGGGCCTCTTGTGAGTCACCTGATGgctgccctggaggagaagcttccttccaggcagccagcagaggagctttagaaatgcaaattaactctgctgcgggaagtgtgcacaatgtcccaggctctccttgcctgccacaggaattgggctgattccctctgcccctcaccccaagctctgcctccctgcactgacggaatttgcatcgctaaaggcagagcccacactgagcatctctgactctgcaacagaaatccctgaagctgcaaaggaaaacagcaaacggagaatgttgggagaacttcactcacaaaagcgggggggaatcatccctctccccactccaacatctgctggcactctCTGTGTTATACACTCTCTGTGTTATATACCCACTCTCTCGGTGGGTTtgaccactgggctgcttttgctgcaccAAGGTCAGCGAAATCACTTGGGAATGCAAGGATGTGATGATTAATCACAGAAAAGCGGTCAGTTGATGCATCCCTGGCCTTTTTGGGAGcgcccaaaaatggggaaaagatgaacggccaccagaacaaatcctacaacaccatggagcagcccctgggaacccgaacaaattcataccaggtgccagagaacccactgatcatttcaatgcatcattagattacaagctgtcctccaaatcataaccaagcacacagctccagctcctgaccttctcacccaccaatCCACT
The DNA window shown above is from Corvus hawaiiensis isolate bCorHaw1 chromosome 31, bCorHaw1.pri.cur, whole genome shotgun sequence and carries:
- the LOC125318823 gene encoding zinc finger protein 79-like, whose translation is PRRCHTRRGCKRSPERSKEERAPLCHEGGRRSRGSSELREKPQGGEKPHKCLECGKGFRWSSSLIQHQRIHTGERPYECGECGKGFSSISHLIQHQVVHTRERPYECLDCWKSFGQSSTLRVHQRTHTGERPYECSECGKRFQTSSHLLEHQRIHTDERPFRCPDCGSGFKYNSHLVRHQRIHTGERPYECPECGKSFSSSSALTKHHRRHR